In one Maniola hyperantus chromosome 6, iAphHyp1.2, whole genome shotgun sequence genomic region, the following are encoded:
- the Pyroxd1 gene encoding pyridine nucleotide-disulfide oxidoreductase domain-containing protein 1, which yields MVNIKTIYLVVGGGIAGVTCVETLSILHPEEKLVIITASSLVKNVSNVSFYAKTIVKFDVKDTEASSLLKIHPNLEIIYDSLKYLDTKNKTATTEEGVVIQYEVICICTGGIPRLISDSNKCKRILGIRDTESVKEFQEKLTNGRKMIIVGNGGIASEIVHATRGIQKVWVVRDDYISATFVDPGAAEFFQETFRNNSKEKSDHTVLRRHIFTEEDTVVSINKNLKSAALGPDWYRKLENIRNESGDQELEIIYKVEVESVVETENKEYALVVTLTNGRTVECDFVISATGVEPAVNFTWDQLPNRGPDGGLAVNELQETSTKDVFAAGDVACAAWEHAAHWFQLRLWTQARQMAGMAAKAMYARITNEEVLQDFCFELFTHCTSLFGFRVVLLGKYNGQGLGRDYEILLRTTPNHEYIKFVLQNGRLQGAILIGETDLEEMCENLILDQIDLTPFGDDILNPDIDIDDYFD from the coding sequence ATGGTGAATATAAAGACTATATATCTGGTTGTTGGTGGTGGTATTGCAGGCGTAACTTGTGTGGAGACTTTATCAATTTTGCACCCGGAGGAAAAGCTTGTGATAATAACTGCTTCTTCGTTAGTAAAGAATGTAAGCAATGTTAGTTTTTATGCAAAAACTATTGTGAAATTTGATGTTAAAGATACAGAAGCTAGTTCATTGCTGAAAATACATCCAAATCTTGAAATTATCTATgactctttaaaatatttagatacaaaaaataaaacagccACCACTGAAGAAGGGGTTGTTATTCAGTATGAGGTAATTTGCATTTGTACTGGAGGAATTCCAAGGCTTATTTCTGACTCAAATAAATGTAAAAGAATTCTGGGTATTCGAGATACAGAATCGGTTAAAGAGTTTCAAGAGAAATTAACAAATGGACGTAAAATGATCATTGTTGGTAATGGTGGTATTGCATCAGAAATTGTTCATGCTACTAGAGGCATACAGAAAGTATGGGTAGTGAGAGATGATTACATATCTGCAACGTTTGTTGATCCAGGAGCTGCAGAATTCTTTCAAGAAACATTCAGAAataactccaaagaaaaaagtgACCACACAGTATTAAGAAGACATATTTTTACTGAAGAAGATACTGTTGTATCcattaacaaaaatttaaaatctgcAGCCTTGGGTCCAGATTGGTACCGTAAGCTAGAAAATATTAGGAATGAAAGTGGAGATCAAGAGCTTGAAATCATATACAAGGTTGAAGTTGAATCAGTTGTAGAGACAGAAAACAAAGAGTATGCATTAGTTGTAACTTTAACAAATGGCAGGACTGTAGAGTGTGATTTTGTAATATCAGCTACTGGAGTTGAGCCGGCTGTTAATTTTACCTGGGATCAATTACCAAACAGAGGCCCAGATGGTGGGTTAGCGGTAAACGAACTTCAGGAAACCTCAACAAAAGATGTTTTTGCAGCTGGTGATGTAGCTTGTGCTGCCTGGGAACATGCTGCTCACTGGTTTCAATTACGGCTGTGGACGCAAGCACGTCAGATGGCAGGAATGGCGGCTAAAGCAATGTATGCTAGGATAACAAATGAAGAAGTATTACAAGATTTTTGTTTTGAATTGTTTACACACTGCACTAGTCTTTTTGGATTCAGAGTGGTATTGTTGGGAAAATATAATGGTCAAGGGTTAGGTAGAGATTATGAGATTCTTTTACGAACCACTCCTAATCATGAATATATAAAGTTTGTACTTCAAAATGGAAGGTTACAAGGAGCAATTTTAATAGGAGAAACAGATTTGGAAGAAATGTGTGAAAACTTGATCCTTGATCAGATAGACCTAACACCATTTGGAGATGACATACTTAATCCTGATATAGATATTGAtgattattttgattaa